DNA sequence from the Calidithermus timidus DSM 17022 genome:
CCAACCTGCGCATCGGGATGTTTTTGGAAGTGGCCACCACCTTGGGGGCCCTGCTGGGGGCTTATCTGGTAGGGGTTCTCCCCAAAAGCTGGGTCGCCACCCTGTTTGGCCTGGTGCTCTTGTACTCGGCCTACCAAGGCTTCCAGGATCGCCACAGAGAAGAGCAGCCCAGCCCTAAGCCCTCCGACCCCCTGGCGCTGCGCCTGCGACTGGAGGGCGCCTACCCCACCCCCCAGGGGCCCAGGCCTTACAAGGTTTACAACGTGCTGGGGGGCTTCGGCCTGATGGGGGTAGCCGGGATGCTCTCGGGGCTTTTGGGCATCGGCTCGGGGGCGGTGAAGGTACTGGCCATGGACAAGGTGATGGGCCTGCCCTACAAGGTCTCCACCACCACCTCCAACTTCATGATTGGGGTGACCGCGGCGGCTAGCGCGGGGGTCTACCTGGGCCGGGGCTACATCGATCCCTTGCTGGCCATGCCGGTGATGCTGGGGGTGCTTTTGGGCTCGCTGCTGGGGGCCCGTATCCTGACCCAGGCTCCGCCAGCCCGGCTGCGGCTACTGTTCGTAGGGGTGATTGCCCTGTTGGGGGTTCAGATGATCTACCAGGGCCTGCGGGGAGGGCTATGAACGACCGGACGATGGAGGGTTTGCTGGGGAATCTACTGCGGCTGGGGGTTCTGGTGGCCGGGGCGGTGGTCCTGGCGGGGGGCTTGCTGGAGCTCGCAAGCCACGGCGGCGAGCGCGTGGACTACTCGGTCTTCCGGGGGGAACCCGCCTCTTTGCGCTCGCTGGTGGGTATCCTGCAGGGCGCCGAGGAGGTCCGGCCTCGGCACCTGATCCAGCTAGGCCTTTTGCTCTTGGTGTTGACCCCCGTGCTGCGGGTGGCCCTCTCGGTGGTGCTCTTTGCCCGGCAGCGCGACGGGGTCTTTGTGGGGGTCACGCTTTGGGTATTGGGGGTTTTGCTCTACAGCCTGGCCCATTAGCTACCACCCGGCCTGGTCGGAGAGGGTGGTGAGAATGAATCCCCGGGCCCGGGCCTTGTGGGCGATTTCTTCCAAAACGCTCAAGGTTTCCTGGGCGTTGTCGTGCAACAGGACGATGCCTCCCCGGCGCAGGTGCCGCAGGGTGCGGCTGGCAATGATGCCGCTTCCCGGGTTGTTGAAGTCGGCGGGGTCGTCGGTCCAGAAAGCGGTGCTAAGGCCCAACTCGCGCGCCACCCGCAGCACCTGGGTGTCGTAGCGCCCGCCGGGCGGGCGGAAGAAGCGCGCTTTCTGTCCGGTGAGGCGCTCGATGAGCTGGTTGGTGCGCGTCAGCTCGTCCCGGATTACCTCCTCGGGCAGGCCCACCAGGCGCACGTGGTGGTAGGTGTGGTTGGCCAGTTCGTGTCCGGCCTGGGCCAGGTCGCGCACAAAGTAGGGGTAGGCCTCGGCGTTGCGTCCGATCAGAAAAAAGGTGGCCTTGACCCTTGCCCGGCTCAGGGCCTCAAGCAGCAGAGGAGCGTACATGGGGTGTACCGCATCGTCGAAGGTGAGGGCCACCTTGTCAGAACCGGGCGGGCCGTGGTAGTAGAGGCTGCTGCTGCGAGAGGGGCCTTTTTGCCGTTGCGCTTCTTGTAGGACCTGCTGCTCTTGCAACTCCTGAGGGCTGCCCTCGTAGGTTGGAATCGTCTCAGCCAGGCGGCTGGGCCTACGGGTGGGTGGTAGGGGTTCGTTGGGGTTGAGCCAGAGATGGTCGTAGAGGCCTAGGGTTTCCGGGCGCAGGCGCAGGAACTCTTCCAGCCGGGTTTTGGGTACTGAGGCGGTGAAAAGGGGTAGGGGCCCCCCAAACCCCGCATAGCCCTCGGCCTGGTAGAGGCTCACGTCCACCACCGCAAGGCTGCCTCGAGCGGCGAAGGCCCGCTGCACGAGCTGCTGAGCCAAGCTCAGGAGGCGGGCGGGCTGGCGTTCGCGCTGGGGTACCAGCAGCAGCCCGTGGGCGGCCTCGAGGTGGCCGTTGGAGAGGTAGACCAGCCACTGCAGGCCGGGCAGGGGTGGGTTGAGCCGAATCTGCGGCAGGGGTGGCGCGGGATGGAAGCCCGGGGCCACCGGCTGCACCTCTCCCAGCGGTGCCTGCACCCTGGGTAGGGGCCCAGCTTCTGCTGGGCTGCGCCAGCAACCCAGGAGGCCTAGCAGGAGCAGGGCGAAAATCCAGCGTCGCACGCCCTCACCCCTTTAGGCCTCGGCCCACCGCTGGGCCTCCTGGGGCCCGGACGGCACATGGCCCTGGGCCAGGTAGAGCTGGTAGGCCATCTGGAACTGCTTTCGGGCGGCCTCGAGCCTTCCTTGCTTGCGGTAGACGTACCCCAAGCCATAGACCGCCAAAGGGTTCCTGGGCTGGCGGGCCGTGGCCCGCTCCAGGAACCTCGCCGAGGCCTCGAGACCCGCCGGGGTGCTGGGCCCGATGAACCCGCCAGGGGCCCGCTCACCCCGGTAGTAGTCGAACTGCGAGCGCAGGAAGGCGACGTCGAGCGGCTGTGCCAGACCCAGGGGCAGGGGTTTGCCATCGGCCATCCGGGTGTACCCGCGAATCGCCCCTAGGGCGCCAAAGTGTGCCTCCACAAAGCGATAGTCGCGAGCCCCTCTGTCCCACAGGTAAAGCCCCGGGTGCCGCATGAAGGGGGTGGGGTCGGAGGCATCGACCAGCCGGTCCTGGCCGTCCGAGCCCCGTAGCAGGGCAACCGCGTGGCCTAGGTTGCTCTCTTTCCCTTCTGGGTTCTTCCAGACCATTACCACCCCCGCCTCCAGCCCAACCCCTTGCAGTAGCCCGGCGATCAGCACCGACTGGAGCAGGCACTGCCGCTCGCCGAAGCGTACCGCGTTGAAGAACTCGAAGCCGCGCTCCAGGCTGAACCTGGGGATGAGGGTCTTGACCACCCGGTGGAGCCAGATGGCGGTGGCTTCTTCCAGGGCCGCTCGCTTGCGGGGGTCGCGGGTGGCCTCGAGCCGGGCGCGGCGGTGGGTCAGGGCCTGCTCCAGGTGCTCGTGGTCGTGGGCTTGGTAGGCGGCCTCGAGCCAGCCCCGGAAGGGCTTGGGCTTGGGGGCAGGGGCCAGGGCATAAGAGTCTTCAAGGAAGCGACCAAATGCGGAGGAGTGGTAAGGGTACTGGGGAAAGGTGGCCTGCTGAGCGTTTCCGGCAGCCCAAAGCACCGCTCCCCCGAGCAGCCCCTTGAGGGCCTGGCGGCGGGAAAGAAGCGGAACCATCCTGCGTATAATCCTATGGCTAAGGTTAGGGGGCCTGGGTAAAGCTTTGGTAAAGATAGCTCCTCGAACAATGTCGAACTTAGCCTGATGTCAGGAGAGGCCGGTTCGAATGCGATGGGACCCTAAGCGCAAAAAAGCCCGCAGGGCCAAAAGACCAGCGGCTTATCCGGTGTGCTGCCATCCAGGATGAGTACCCTTCGCCTTGGCCGGGCGCCACGCGCTTTTTCCCACAGGGCTTCCGTATCCGGTGGCCATCGTGAGAGCAAGCGCATGTAATAGCCTCTTGCTACCTTAAGGGGCAACTGCGGACGATTTTCAGGCGGCTAAGCGCTACTTGAGCTGTTGCAAAAGTTGCTCGAGCTGCCCCCGGTTCACCGGTCCCAGGTGACGGGCTATGACCTGTCCATCGGAACCAATCAACAAGGTGGTGGGCAGCCCACTCACCTGAAAGGCCCGCTGCAAACCCGCGCTATCTAGGAAGACCCGCGCCGAGAGCCCGGTTTGCTGTAAGAAGTTTTGTATGGTTCCTGGATTTTCGCCCACATTCAGGAGCACGATAGGATAACCCTTCCGCTGGTACTCCACCAAGAGGGGCATTTCAGCCCGGCAGGGGGGGCACCAGGTAGCCCAGAGGTTGATCAGCATGGGTTTGGGTAGGTCTGCGAAGCGCACCTCGCCGGGACGGATTTGGCCGGCCTCGAGGTACTGAAGCATCTGGGTCTCGTAGGCGGGCTTGCTGCTCAAAGGAGCAGGACGGGTAAGGCCGTGTTGCACGCCCAGCGGCAGCAGGGCTACGGCCAGCGAGGCCACCCCCGGAACCAGCAAGCGGGTCGCTTCCTGTTTGAGCAGGAAAAGTGCCGCGATGGCCCCGGCGGGGAATCCCACCCACCAGCTCCAGCCCCCGCTACGGATATCCAGAACACCGAGCAGGGCTGTACCGGCATTAGGCCAGCTAGACAGGTGCTCCACGGCATAACCCACCCGGGCCGCCAGCGCTGCAAAGAGCAATACCCACCAGGCTTTACCCTCCACCCCCTGACGCGCGGCCAGCCCAACAAAGGCAAAAACCCCCAGCAGCAGGGCCAGATTGGGCCAGCTCAGGGCCAGCGGGCCAAGTAGCATAGCATCTGGGGTGAGCTTCATCGGCTAAACACCATCCATCCTAAAAGCAGCAGCGCCATCCAGGGCATCAGCTTGCACAGAGATAAGCCCCGCAGTCGGCAGGACAACCAACCGCGTAGATGCTCCACTCCGGCTCTTACAATGGCCGTCATATTCACGTAGCGCATTATACCCCAGGGGGATATAAATGCAAACCTTTGCTTTCTCAACGGAAAGACCCCGGGGGTATCGGATCGTTGGCCCTCGACTGCAGCGAGACCCGCGGCCTTGGCTAGCGCGCCTCTACGGTAAGGGTAAGGGTGAGGGTGGCCCCGCCCTCGAGCCTCAGGGTAAGGGGTACCTTTTGCCCCTCGGCCAGGGGCCGGGGGTTTTTTTCGCGCAACCCGTAGAGCATCAGGTGGTACTTGCCGGGCAGCACCTCCAGCCGCCCCCGTGCGGGCACGACCAGGGCCTCTACCCGCTTCATGGCCGAGACGTCCTGGTGGTCGCCGTGGCCGGCGTGGGTGGTCTGGTGAAACTCCACCCGGGTGGCGATGGGGGTGCTGGCCCCCACAATTCGGACGGGTCGGTCCCCCGGGTTGTAGAGCACCAGGTAGGCCGCGGTGATGTTCCCCGGCACCCGGCGCACCCAGCCCTGCTCGAGCCGCAGCGGCTGGGCCAGGGCCAGACCGCCCAAGAGAAGCACAGTAATCCAGCGCATATTCATCATCATCGATCCCTTTTGGCAAAGCGCCAGGCGGCGCCCCATAAACCGAGCCCCACCCCGAGCAGGCCCACCGCTACCGGCAAAAGCCCCCCGGTGTAGCCCAAAAACTCCTTGAGTAAGTAACCGGTGGGCCCCACCAGCACTGGGGCCCCTAGGGCGTACAGCAGCCCCACCCGGAGGAGCTCCAGAGGATTGATCAGAACGGCGGTCAGCAGGAAGCGTTCCAACGGGTACTCCCGTAGGGCCACGGCCAGCCCGATGACCAGGGGGTCGTAGGCCAGCACCAGAACGCCCCAGAGCAAGAGTCCCAGGCCCAGGGCCCGGGAGGGCTCGAGGCCCGCCCCCACCCAGCCCGCCAGCCCCACCCAGAGCCACAGCAGGCCCAGTCCGCTCAGCAAGAGGAGCAGGACGGCCTTACCCCCCAACCCCAAAAGCCCCGCCGCCAGGGCCAGCCCGGTCAGAACGGGCAGGCTCAGGCCCAGCCCCACCCCCAGCACCCCCGAGAGATAAAGCCGGGCCGGGCTTTGGGGCATGCCAGCCCAGAAGGCCCAGTCCTCGCGGGGGGTGAGCAGGGGCAGCGCCAGGGCCAGCACAAAGGGGGGCAGCAAGAGCGAGAGCGAGGCAAAAAGCGAGACCACCGCCACCGCTTCGCCCCGGCCCTGGAAGGCCAGGGCCAGCAAGGGCAGCAAGCCTACCGGGGCGAAGGCCCAGGGGTTGCGCAGCAAGGCCTTGGCGTACAGGGGCAAGAGGGCGTTCATCGTCCGTAGCCCGGCACCCAGGCCTGCTTGCGCCCACGCGAAAGGAGTTCGCTCCAGCGCAGCTTTTCCCCGGCATGCTGGGGCCTTTCTTTTAGGTAAGCTTCCAGGGCGGCGGTGCTGCCGAAAGCCAGCAGGCCAACCCCCATGGGGGTACGAATGCGCTCATTGAAGAGGAAGTGGGCCTGTTCTACCGTCAGAAAACGGGCTTCCTGGCGCTCCGAGTTGGCAAAGTCGGCCACATACATCTCCTTGGGGGTGGCCTGCGGGCCGCCATAACCCAGCACATGGTCGAGCAGGCAGCCCACGTCGTCGTAGGGGTAGACCTTGCCGGTGGTGGTGACCATCTGCGCCGCGTAGCGGGCGTCCAGGATGGTCATGTTGCAGTAGGGGCAGGCATCCACCCCCACCCGCAGGGGCCGAGGCGCCGCCTGCGCCGGTTGCAGCACGCCGGGGCCCAGGGGCAGGGCCAGCAGTCCTTTGATGAGGGTGCGTCGCTTCATCGGGGTTCCTTAGTTGGGCCGGGGGCGGGCATTAACCCCCGGCCCAGGTGTCTGGTTTTACTTGAGCAAGCCCGCGTGCTTGGCCAGCAGGCTCACCAGGTTCATCTCGGGCAAGGGCGCCAGATCCAGCAAAGTCTGCCAGTCCAGCACGCGGGTGCGGCCCAGGTCGGGGTTGGTGTGGGCAAAGGTCATGGCTGCATCGGCATTTTTGAAGGCCGCAATTTTGGCGTCCATCACCACCCAGCCGCGCTTCTCAGCCCACAGGTACACCGCCTGGCGGGCGGGGATTAGGCTCACCGCCGCGGGGCCTTTGGCCGGGTTGTAGGCCCCCCGGTCGGTCACGTAGAAGGTGGTGCCCACCCCGTCGCGCAGGCCGTAGACCCAGGCGTAGTTGACCATGCAGGCGATGGACTCAAAGGGGATGGCCTCCATCCCATTTTGCGGCTCCTTGAGGGCAATCTGGCTGTAGGTCTGTTCGAAGAAGCCCGGAGCGAAGGTACGGCCCATCCAGGCCCCCGGCGGGGGGGTCTTGAGCGGCATCCCGCAGAAGGCGCAGGTGCCCCCCTCCCAGGGGATGGCCTTGGCCGGGAGGGTCTCGAGGTTGGCCGGGGCCGCGGGCTGCATGGGTTGCATCGGCTGGTGCATGTGCTGGGCCAGAGCTTGCGAGAGGACCGCCGAAGCGCCCAAAGCCGAGAGCATCTTCACCACTTCACGACGGTTCTTGTGCATAGTTCACGCTGCCTTGTTCAACCACCCGGCCGTTTTCCAGGCGCACATAGCGCTCGGCCAGGCGTGAGAGTTCTTCTTGCCGGTGAGCCGAGATGATGACCAGCCCGCCCATGGCGAGGTGGGCGGCCATCCAGTCTTGCAAACGCTCCAGACCCTCGGTATCCAGCGCCGAAGCCGGTTCGTCCAGCAGCCACAGCGGCGGGTAGCCCATCAGCCCGGCGGCCAGGGCCAGCCGCTGCCGCCAGCCCCCCGAGAGTTGGGCCACCGGGCGCTTCAGGTGGGCCTCCAGGCCCATGCGCAGGGTGGCTTCGCCCTTGTCCTGGGGGCTTGCCCCTTTGAGGCGGCGGGCCGCTTCCAGAATCTCTTCCACCCGTAGGGTGGGGGGAAGGCTCAGGTGCTGGGGGATGTAGGCCCGCGCGCGGGCCGCTCCCAGGCTCTGGGGAGGGTGCCCGAAGAGCCGTACCGTGCCGCCATCGGCTTTGAGTCGCCCGGCCAGGAGGCCCAAGAGGGTGCTCTTGCCGGCCCCGTTGGGGCCCAAAAGGGCCAGGCTGCCCGAGTTTAGGCGGAGGTTTACGCCCGAGAGCCGCCCCTTTTTGTGCAGGTCTACCACCTCAACCATAGGCCTCCCAACAGGCTCAACAGGGCCAGCCCCAGTAGGCCGGGCGCGATGGGGGTCGCCGGCGGCGAGGCAGGCCGGGCTTCCGGGTCGGCCAGGGCCAGCAGCCGAAGCCCCGGCACCCGGGCCTCGGCGGCCTCCCAGAGCAGAACTCCCGGCGAGAGGGCCAAAAGGCTCAGGTCGGGCTGGCGGGCGCTCAGGAGGGCAAAGCTGCTGCTGGGCAGGTGGGGGATGGGCAGGGGCGTGGCCCGGTCGAAGGCGTTGCCCCGGAGTACCACCCTGGCCCGGGGGTCGTCCACCGCCACGTCCTGGAGGTTGCCCACAAAGGTGTTGGCGGTGGCCCTCAGGGTGTTC
Encoded proteins:
- a CDS encoding sulfite exporter TauE/SafE family protein; translation: MSGLELTLLLFLGSLLAGGVGALTGLGGGVILVPLLVLGFKVDLHYALGASLVSVIATSSGAASAYVREGYSNLRIGMFLEVATTLGALLGAYLVGVLPKSWVATLFGLVLLYSAYQGFQDRHREEQPSPKPSDPLALRLRLEGAYPTPQGPRPYKVYNVLGGFGLMGVAGMLSGLLGIGSGAVKVLAMDKVMGLPYKVSTTTSNFMIGVTAAASAGVYLGRGYIDPLLAMPVMLGVLLGSLLGARILTQAPPARLRLLFVGVIALLGVQMIYQGLRGGL
- a CDS encoding DUF1634 domain-containing protein, which encodes MNDRTMEGLLGNLLRLGVLVAGAVVLAGGLLELASHGGERVDYSVFRGEPASLRSLVGILQGAEEVRPRHLIQLGLLLLVLTPVLRVALSVVLFARQRDGVFVGVTLWVLGVLLYSLAH
- a CDS encoding polysaccharide deacetylase family protein, yielding MRRWIFALLLLGLLGCWRSPAEAGPLPRVQAPLGEVQPVAPGFHPAPPLPQIRLNPPLPGLQWLVYLSNGHLEAAHGLLLVPQRERQPARLLSLAQQLVQRAFAARGSLAVVDVSLYQAEGYAGFGGPLPLFTASVPKTRLEEFLRLRPETLGLYDHLWLNPNEPLPPTRRPSRLAETIPTYEGSPQELQEQQVLQEAQRQKGPSRSSSLYYHGPPGSDKVALTFDDAVHPMYAPLLLEALSRARVKATFFLIGRNAEAYPYFVRDLAQAGHELANHTYHHVRLVGLPEEVIRDELTRTNQLIERLTGQKARFFRPPGGRYDTQVLRVARELGLSTAFWTDDPADFNNPGSGIIASRTLRHLRRGGIVLLHDNAQETLSVLEEIAHKARARGFILTTLSDQAGW
- a CDS encoding tetratricopeptide repeat protein, whose amino-acid sequence is MVPLLSRRQALKGLLGGAVLWAAGNAQQATFPQYPYHSSAFGRFLEDSYALAPAPKPKPFRGWLEAAYQAHDHEHLEQALTHRRARLEATRDPRKRAALEEATAIWLHRVVKTLIPRFSLERGFEFFNAVRFGERQCLLQSVLIAGLLQGVGLEAGVVMVWKNPEGKESNLGHAVALLRGSDGQDRLVDASDPTPFMRHPGLYLWDRGARDYRFVEAHFGALGAIRGYTRMADGKPLPLGLAQPLDVAFLRSQFDYYRGERAPGGFIGPSTPAGLEASARFLERATARQPRNPLAVYGLGYVYRKQGRLEAARKQFQMAYQLYLAQGHVPSGPQEAQRWAEA
- a CDS encoding TlpA disulfide reductase family protein, with amino-acid sequence MLLGPLALSWPNLALLLGVFAFVGLAARQGVEGKAWWVLLFAALAARVGYAVEHLSSWPNAGTALLGVLDIRSGGWSWWVGFPAGAIAALFLLKQEATRLLVPGVASLAVALLPLGVQHGLTRPAPLSSKPAYETQMLQYLEAGQIRPGEVRFADLPKPMLINLWATWCPPCRAEMPLLVEYQRKGYPIVLLNVGENPGTIQNFLQQTGLSARVFLDSAGLQRAFQVSGLPTTLLIGSDGQVIARHLGPVNRGQLEQLLQQLK
- a CDS encoding copper chaperone PCu(A)C, yielding MRWITVLLLGGLALAQPLRLEQGWVRRVPGNITAAYLVLYNPGDRPVRIVGASTPIATRVEFHQTTHAGHGDHQDVSAMKRVEALVVPARGRLEVLPGKYHLMLYGLREKNPRPLAEGQKVPLTLRLEGGATLTLTLTVEAR
- a CDS encoding nitrous oxide reductase accessory protein NosL, which produces MKRRTLIKGLLALPLGPGVLQPAQAAPRPLRVGVDACPYCNMTILDARYAAQMVTTTGKVYPYDDVGCLLDHVLGYGGPQATPKEMYVADFANSERQEARFLTVEQAHFLFNERIRTPMGVGLLAFGSTAALEAYLKERPQHAGEKLRWSELLSRGRKQAWVPGYGR
- a CDS encoding nitrous oxide reductase accessory protein NosL; this translates as MHKNRREVVKMLSALGASAVLSQALAQHMHQPMQPMQPAAPANLETLPAKAIPWEGGTCAFCGMPLKTPPPGAWMGRTFAPGFFEQTYSQIALKEPQNGMEAIPFESIACMVNYAWVYGLRDGVGTTFYVTDRGAYNPAKGPAAVSLIPARQAVYLWAEKRGWVVMDAKIAAFKNADAAMTFAHTNPDLGRTRVLDWQTLLDLAPLPEMNLVSLLAKHAGLLK
- a CDS encoding ABC transporter ATP-binding protein, which produces MVEVVDLHKKGRLSGVNLRLNSGSLALLGPNGAGKSTLLGLLAGRLKADGGTVRLFGHPPQSLGAARARAYIPQHLSLPPTLRVEEILEAARRLKGASPQDKGEATLRMGLEAHLKRPVAQLSGGWRQRLALAAGLMGYPPLWLLDEPASALDTEGLERLQDWMAAHLAMGGLVIISAHRQEELSRLAERYVRLENGRVVEQGSVNYAQEPS